The Saccharomonospora cyanea NA-134 genome includes a region encoding these proteins:
- a CDS encoding PH domain-containing protein produces MSGSVAESVPEPEWKRLDRRTVTVTALRSLGVAVAAGVPGSFWLSKVFPLWAVLAIVVAAAIVFVGVGTAVDRVRWSRTRYRVLPDRFELRKGIVVRSRRSLQRDRIRTVDITASPLLRLFRLVHVKVGTGEQTSGDSSSLSLNPVSRADAEWLRTTLLDRAGTREAEATQNGTLSTLDLSWARYAPVSFVTPTLGAAAFGGALQVSEWFGLQSDVVMWAVDLLDEIPLVGAILLLVAVGLVVGVVAATALFVEMWWQYRLEREPGGTLRVRRGLLTTRSISVEERRLRGIELVEPLGNRLAGAARVDAVATGLAQRQQERNADHNTLHPAAPREHVHRIAAAVLREPVSPTEAVRLRAHPKAALGRRIRWALAAVVAVELPLVVLGLTVTSVLLHVAWISAVVLLPVSVALAFAAYRSLGHGITGGYLVTRHGAVRRGTVALRRSGVIGWTIRQSVFQRRSGLLTVTATTAAGSQAYSAYDVGEHEGLAFAEEAVPGLLTPFLERADR; encoded by the coding sequence GTGAGCGGGTCCGTCGCCGAATCCGTCCCCGAACCGGAGTGGAAGCGGCTGGACCGACGCACGGTCACCGTCACCGCGCTGCGGTCCCTCGGGGTCGCCGTGGCCGCGGGGGTGCCCGGCTCCTTCTGGTTGAGCAAGGTGTTCCCGTTGTGGGCGGTCCTCGCCATCGTGGTGGCCGCTGCGATCGTCTTCGTCGGGGTGGGCACCGCCGTCGACCGTGTCCGCTGGAGCCGTACCCGCTACCGGGTACTGCCCGACCGGTTCGAGCTGCGCAAGGGCATCGTCGTACGGTCACGCCGGTCGCTCCAGCGTGACCGTATCCGCACGGTCGACATCACCGCGTCGCCGCTGCTGCGCCTGTTCCGGTTGGTGCACGTCAAGGTCGGTACAGGGGAGCAGACGAGCGGCGACAGCAGTTCACTGTCGCTCAATCCGGTCAGCCGGGCCGACGCCGAGTGGTTGCGCACGACGCTGCTCGACCGCGCCGGAACGCGCGAGGCCGAAGCCACCCAGAACGGCACCCTGTCCACTCTGGACCTCTCGTGGGCGCGGTACGCGCCGGTGTCGTTCGTGACGCCGACCCTGGGCGCTGCGGCGTTCGGCGGTGCGCTGCAGGTGTCGGAATGGTTCGGCCTGCAGTCCGACGTCGTGATGTGGGCCGTCGACCTGCTGGACGAGATCCCGCTCGTCGGGGCGATCCTGCTGCTGGTGGCGGTCGGCCTGGTGGTGGGTGTCGTCGCGGCGACGGCGCTGTTCGTCGAGATGTGGTGGCAGTACCGGCTGGAACGTGAGCCGGGTGGCACACTGCGCGTCCGGCGCGGACTGCTCACGACGCGGTCGATCTCCGTGGAGGAGCGCCGGCTGCGCGGAATCGAGCTGGTGGAGCCCCTGGGCAACCGGCTGGCGGGCGCCGCCAGGGTGGACGCCGTGGCCACGGGACTGGCGCAGCGGCAGCAGGAACGCAACGCCGATCACAACACTCTTCACCCGGCCGCTCCCCGGGAGCATGTCCACCGGATCGCCGCGGCGGTTCTTCGCGAGCCGGTCTCGCCGACCGAGGCCGTCCGGCTGCGGGCGCACCCGAAGGCGGCTCTGGGCCGCCGGATCCGCTGGGCGCTGGCCGCCGTCGTCGCCGTGGAGCTCCCGCTCGTCGTGCTCGGCCTCACCGTGACCTCGGTGTTGCTGCACGTCGCGTGGATCAGTGCCGTCGTTCTGCTGCCGGTCTCCGTGGCCCTGGCGTTCGCGGCGTACCGCAGCCTGGGACACGGCATCACGGGCGGATACCTCGTCACCCGGCACGGTGCCGTCCGGCGCGGAACCGTGGCGCTGCGGCGCAGTGGCGTCATCGGGTGGACCATCCGGCAGTCGGTGTTCCAGCGCAGGAGCGGACTGCTGACCGTCACCGCCACCACGGCGGCGGGTTCCCAGGCGTACTCGGCCTACGACGTGGGTGAGCACGAGGGCCTCGCGTTCGCCGAGGAGGCCGTGCCCGGACTGCTGACGCCGTTTCTGGAGCGCGCCGACCGGTAG
- a CDS encoding threonine ammonia-lyase, whose translation MTHRVVRAPSPEDVEKAVDVVASVLDPSPTVTGKCVLKLETWQPTGSFKVRGALAVLASVGADDEVVAASAGNHALGIAFAATRLGRRATVVVPATASEAKVAALRRFDITLVQHGEQYAEAEAHALELAERGARFVSPYNDPDVIAGQGTLGWELGSQCRGPLTVVCAVGGGGLASGLGLWAATRDDVRVIGVEADAAPAMAEAVRAGRAVPVDVRPTVADGIAANLEPGAVTIDLVSKHVDRLVTVSEEEIGAAVRHLVRTHGVVAEGAGAAAFAAVLAGRIGPVDGRVVAVVSGRNIALPTLAGLLV comes from the coding sequence ATGACTCATCGCGTGGTGCGGGCACCGTCCCCCGAGGACGTGGAGAAGGCCGTGGACGTCGTGGCGTCGGTGCTCGACCCGTCCCCGACCGTGACCGGGAAGTGCGTACTGAAACTGGAGACGTGGCAACCGACCGGGTCCTTCAAGGTCCGGGGCGCGCTCGCGGTGCTGGCCTCGGTGGGCGCGGACGACGAGGTGGTCGCGGCGTCGGCGGGCAACCACGCACTCGGGATCGCGTTCGCCGCCACCCGGCTCGGACGCCGGGCGACCGTGGTGGTGCCCGCCACGGCGTCCGAGGCGAAGGTCGCCGCGCTGCGCCGGTTCGACATCACCCTCGTCCAGCACGGTGAGCAGTATGCCGAGGCCGAGGCCCACGCCCTGGAACTCGCGGAGCGTGGGGCGCGCTTCGTGTCGCCCTACAACGACCCGGACGTCATCGCGGGACAGGGCACGCTCGGCTGGGAGTTGGGCTCGCAGTGCCGGGGCCCGCTGACGGTCGTGTGCGCGGTCGGCGGCGGGGGGCTCGCCTCGGGCCTCGGCCTGTGGGCGGCGACGCGGGACGACGTGCGTGTGATCGGGGTGGAGGCCGACGCCGCCCCCGCCATGGCCGAGGCCGTGCGGGCCGGGCGCGCGGTGCCCGTCGACGTGCGTCCGACCGTCGCGGACGGCATCGCGGCCAACCTCGAACCGGGCGCGGTGACGATCGACCTCGTCTCCAAGCACGTCGACCGTCTTGTCACGGTGAGTGAGGAGGAGATCGGGGCCGCCGTGCGGCACCTGGTGCGTACCCACGGCGTCGTGGCCGAGGGCGCGGGGGCCGCCGCGTTCGCGGCCGTGCTCGCGGGCAGGATCGGCCCCGTCGACGGCCGGGTCGTGGCCGTGGTCTCCGGACGGAACATCGCCCTTCCCACGCTGGCAGGCCTGCTAGTCTGA
- a CDS encoding CapA family protein, which yields MSRRAVAAVLGVLGTAGLVAGCSSAPEPGPDEAAARTAEPTATSPAEPPSFNVVATGDILIHPELTDQAAEDAAAAGNGGPDEFDYGPLLAGVKPLVSEADLALCHLEVPLAEDGGPYSGYPQFIAPPELAGDLADTGYDGCSTASNHTLDHGTEGVASTLDALDEAGIEHTGSARSKEEAETPLVYDVGGVAVGHVSYTFGFNGFELPDDMPWLSNPLDADALVAEAEAAREAGAEVVIASVHWGQEYVHEPTPQQRALAERLASEDAIDLVIGHHAHVVQPIEKVGDTWVAWGLGNSVARHAEPRGVSEEGIAARFTFVREDDGWSVEQAEYLPTLVELGPPIRLVDLTTAEPTERRTQALERTDEIVLSRGGAEDGLTRPGN from the coding sequence ATGTCGCGTCGCGCCGTGGCCGCGGTACTCGGGGTACTCGGTACCGCCGGACTCGTCGCCGGGTGTTCCTCGGCGCCCGAACCCGGGCCCGACGAGGCCGCTGCGCGGACCGCCGAGCCCACCGCCACCTCACCTGCCGAGCCGCCGTCGTTCAACGTGGTGGCCACCGGCGACATCCTCATCCACCCCGAACTCACCGACCAGGCCGCCGAGGACGCCGCCGCGGCGGGCAACGGTGGCCCGGACGAGTTCGACTACGGTCCGCTGCTCGCCGGCGTGAAGCCGCTCGTGTCGGAGGCCGACCTCGCGCTGTGTCACCTGGAGGTGCCGCTGGCCGAGGACGGCGGACCCTACTCCGGATACCCGCAGTTCATCGCTCCGCCCGAGCTCGCGGGCGACCTGGCGGACACCGGCTACGACGGCTGCTCGACGGCCTCGAACCACACCCTCGACCACGGAACCGAGGGCGTCGCGAGCACCCTGGACGCCCTCGACGAGGCCGGGATCGAGCACACCGGTTCGGCACGCAGCAAGGAGGAGGCCGAGACACCGCTGGTGTACGACGTCGGCGGGGTCGCGGTCGGCCACGTCTCCTACACGTTCGGGTTCAACGGCTTCGAACTCCCCGACGACATGCCGTGGCTGTCGAATCCGCTGGACGCGGACGCCCTGGTCGCCGAGGCCGAGGCGGCGAGGGAGGCGGGCGCCGAGGTCGTCATCGCCAGCGTCCACTGGGGACAGGAGTACGTGCACGAGCCGACGCCGCAGCAGCGGGCGCTCGCCGAGCGCCTGGCGTCGGAGGACGCGATCGACCTCGTCATCGGCCACCACGCCCACGTCGTGCAGCCGATCGAGAAGGTCGGTGACACGTGGGTGGCCTGGGGGCTCGGCAACTCGGTCGCCCGGCACGCCGAACCCAGGGGCGTGTCGGAGGAGGGCATCGCGGCCCGCTTCACGTTCGTCCGCGAGGACGACGGCTGGTCGGTCGAGCAGGCGGAGTACCTGCCCACGCTCGTGGAACTGGGCCCGCCGATCCGCCTCGTGGACCTGACCACCGCGGAGCCGACGGAACGCAGGACGCAGGCCCTGGAACGCACAGACGAGATCGTGCTCAGCCGTGGCGGCGCCGAGGACGGCCTGACCCGTCCCGGGAACTGA
- a CDS encoding ferritin-like domain-containing protein has translation MTSRSGRAAFGRRTFLRAAALTALTVPAASGLAACTSGYEDTPDPLRRLWLQAAGHAKAAEKLAAESVDFADVARQVAAVRTAHAEALRAEVERLNRPVPEGEKPPTFDTDAHERFWPWLAEGKDDALRLVPDLPRHRAGLVGAVAAGCAAAMELGQAPQATEPALDLASVTRLEDDTAEAVQTALETEHAAVWVYGLVRAFLDDDYEAGVTRGERAHLDRRDSCERLLSAAGRAPRPAEPAYTLAEPVTDGGSAARAVATAESDAATAWHGVLERTDDRTVRELAVHCLIGAATRGVHWRGEAGIEPVVPRLPGREPAAH, from the coding sequence GTGACTTCCCGATCTGGCAGAGCCGCGTTCGGCAGGCGGACGTTCCTGCGGGCCGCCGCGCTCACCGCGCTGACGGTTCCGGCGGCGTCCGGCCTCGCGGCGTGCACGTCCGGCTACGAGGACACTCCCGACCCGTTGCGGCGGCTGTGGTTGCAGGCCGCAGGCCACGCGAAGGCCGCAGAGAAGCTGGCCGCCGAGTCGGTCGACTTCGCCGACGTCGCACGCCAGGTGGCCGCCGTCCGTACCGCGCACGCCGAGGCGCTGCGGGCGGAGGTGGAACGGCTCAACCGTCCCGTGCCCGAGGGGGAGAAACCCCCGACGTTCGACACGGACGCCCACGAGCGCTTCTGGCCCTGGCTCGCCGAGGGCAAGGACGACGCGCTGCGGCTGGTCCCCGACCTTCCCCGCCACCGCGCGGGGCTGGTGGGTGCGGTGGCCGCCGGGTGCGCCGCGGCCATGGAACTGGGCCAGGCCCCCCAGGCCACCGAGCCCGCACTCGACCTGGCCTCGGTGACACGGCTGGAGGACGACACCGCGGAGGCGGTGCAGACGGCACTGGAGACGGAACACGCCGCCGTCTGGGTGTACGGCCTGGTGCGGGCGTTCCTCGACGACGACTACGAGGCCGGTGTCACGCGCGGCGAACGGGCCCACCTCGACCGCAGGGACTCGTGCGAACGGCTGCTGTCCGCCGCGGGCCGCGCACCCCGCCCGGCCGAACCCGCCTACACCCTCGCCGAGCCGGTGACCGACGGCGGCTCGGCCGCACGCGCGGTCGCCACCGCCGAGTCCGACGCCGCCACCGCCTGGCACGGCGTGCTCGAACGCACCGACGACAGGACGGTCCGCGAACTCGCCGTCCACTGCCTGATCGGTGCCGCGACACGCGGAGTCCACTGGCGCGGGGAGGCCGGGATCGAGCCGGTCGTGCCGCGGTTGCCGGGTCGGGAACCCGCCGCGCACTGA
- a CDS encoding MFS transporter, which translates to MHENPVRGSLFGNRDYRHLFGAQVVALFGTGLTTVALGLLAYDLAGAGAGAVLGTALAIKMVAYVTIAPVAGAFADRLPRRRLLVVLDVVRAAVVLALPFVTEVWQVYVLILVLQSASAAFTPTFQAVLPDLLPDERDYTRALSASQLASSLETLLSPVLAAALLSVLSFHWLFTGTTAGFLASATLVVTARVPRARPSPRESLWDRIAAGSRIFLTTPRLRGVLALDLAVAGAGAVVMVNTVNYVRDALGRTEADVALLLGAHGAGTILVALALPKVLDRLPERPVMLTGAGVLCAGSLAAVALSTAHSGEWRWPAAVLVWTLVGIGSGLVLTPVGRVLRRSAREADRPAVFAAQFSLSHACWLLSYPIAGWLVTATGFTPGWLTLAALTVLGGLAATRLWPRHDPPTQHGPVADDRLAGAEPTGGGGERPHPFTAGPRHPRGPRP; encoded by the coding sequence ATGCACGAGAATCCGGTCCGGGGATCACTGTTCGGCAACCGGGACTACCGGCACCTGTTCGGCGCGCAGGTGGTGGCCCTGTTCGGCACGGGCCTGACCACGGTGGCGCTCGGGTTGCTGGCCTACGACCTGGCCGGAGCCGGGGCGGGCGCGGTGCTCGGGACCGCCCTGGCGATCAAGATGGTGGCCTACGTGACGATCGCTCCCGTCGCGGGTGCCTTCGCCGACCGGCTACCACGCCGACGGCTGCTCGTGGTGTTGGACGTGGTGCGAGCGGCCGTGGTGCTGGCGTTGCCCTTCGTCACCGAGGTCTGGCAGGTCTACGTGCTGATCCTCGTGTTGCAGTCGGCGTCGGCGGCGTTCACCCCGACCTTCCAGGCCGTGCTGCCGGACCTGCTTCCCGACGAGCGCGACTACACCCGGGCGTTGTCGGCCTCCCAACTGGCGTCCAGCCTGGAGACGCTGCTCAGCCCGGTACTGGCCGCCGCGCTGCTGAGCGTGCTGAGCTTCCACTGGTTGTTCACCGGCACCACCGCGGGATTCCTGGCCTCGGCCACCCTCGTGGTGACCGCGCGTGTCCCCCGCGCGCGACCGAGCCCCCGGGAGTCGCTGTGGGACCGCATCGCGGCGGGTAGCCGGATCTTTCTCACCACACCGCGGCTGCGCGGCGTGCTGGCCCTGGACCTCGCGGTCGCCGGTGCGGGTGCGGTGGTGATGGTCAACACGGTCAACTACGTGCGGGACGCGCTCGGCCGCACCGAAGCGGACGTCGCTCTCCTGCTGGGCGCCCACGGTGCGGGCACCATCCTCGTCGCGCTGGCGCTCCCGAAGGTGTTGGACCGGCTGCCCGAACGTCCGGTGATGCTCACCGGAGCCGGTGTCCTCTGCGCGGGATCGCTCGCCGCCGTCGCGCTGTCGACTGCGCACTCCGGCGAGTGGCGGTGGCCTGCCGCCGTCCTGGTGTGGACTCTCGTCGGGATCGGCTCGGGACTCGTGCTCACGCCGGTCGGCCGGGTACTGCGCCGCTCCGCCCGAGAGGCCGACCGGCCCGCCGTCTTCGCCGCGCAGTTCTCGCTGTCCCACGCCTGCTGGCTGCTGAGCTACCCGATCGCGGGCTGGCTCGTCACCGCGACCGGTTTCACCCCGGGCTGGCTCACCCTGGCCGCGCTCACCGTCCTCGGCGGCCTCGCCGCGACCCGGCTGTGGCCGCGCCACGACCCACCCACCCAACACGGTCCGGTCGCAGACGACCGCCTCGCCGGTGCCGAGCCCACCGGCGGCGGTGGGGAGCGCCCTCACCCCTTCACCGCCGGTCCTCGACACCCCCGCGGGCCCCGCCCCTGA
- a CDS encoding MBL fold metallo-hydrolase, producing MRGTGAVLAASVGLLATAGAAVATSRLLTALGGRPDPDSVGSSPQYRDGTFHNARPARWLPSGSTGDAVREMLLSRKPRKPVGRVPLVAPMAAPADGLHVTWFGHASSLVELDGVRVLLDPVWSDRASPVRFAGPRRLHPVPHRLADLPRLDAIVISHDHYDHLDFATVRELTRLQQAPFVVPLGVGAHLRAWGVPEERVVELDWHQRTSIGALTITATPAQHFSGRAFTRNTTLWASWVLTTPRGRVFYSGDTGYCDAFADIGRDHGPFDLTLVQIGAYASSWPDIHMTPEEGVATHLDVRGGLLVPVHWGTFNLAPHGWADPVERLLKAAEEHDVRVAVPRPGERIDVTDVAADPARSSARHWWRELVPASGNDGRGARSHAE from the coding sequence ATGCGCGGAACCGGGGCGGTGCTGGCGGCGAGTGTGGGCCTGCTCGCCACGGCGGGCGCGGCGGTGGCCACGTCGCGACTGCTCACGGCCCTCGGCGGACGTCCTGACCCGGACAGCGTGGGTTCGTCGCCGCAGTACCGCGACGGCACCTTCCACAACGCGCGTCCCGCCCGGTGGCTGCCGAGCGGCAGCACGGGTGACGCGGTGCGTGAGATGTTGCTCTCGCGCAAGCCCAGGAAACCGGTGGGCCGGGTGCCGCTCGTGGCGCCCATGGCGGCTCCGGCGGACGGCCTGCATGTCACGTGGTTCGGCCACGCGTCGTCGCTCGTGGAACTCGACGGCGTCCGGGTGTTGCTCGATCCGGTGTGGAGCGACCGCGCGTCCCCGGTGCGGTTCGCGGGCCCCCGGCGGCTGCACCCCGTGCCGCACCGCCTCGCCGACCTGCCCCGGCTCGACGCGATCGTGATCTCCCACGACCACTACGACCACCTGGACTTCGCCACCGTCCGGGAGCTGACCCGCCTGCAGCAGGCGCCGTTCGTGGTGCCGCTCGGGGTCGGCGCCCACCTGCGGGCGTGGGGGGTTCCGGAGGAACGCGTCGTCGAACTGGACTGGCACCAGCGGACGTCCATCGGGGCGCTGACGATCACGGCGACACCGGCCCAGCACTTCTCCGGCCGGGCTTTCACCCGCAACACCACGTTGTGGGCGTCGTGGGTGCTGACCACGCCGCGCGGGCGCGTGTTCTACAGCGGCGACACCGGGTACTGCGACGCGTTCGCCGACATCGGCCGCGACCACGGGCCGTTCGACCTCACGCTCGTGCAGATCGGCGCGTACGCGAGCAGCTGGCCCGACATCCACATGACCCCCGAGGAAGGCGTGGCGACGCATCTCGACGTCCGTGGCGGGCTGCTCGTGCCCGTGCACTGGGGCACTTTCAACCTCGCGCCCCACGGCTGGGCCGACCCGGTGGAGCGGCTGTTGAAGGCCGCCGAGGAACACGACGTGCGGGTGGCCGTGCCCCGTCCGGGCGAACGCATCGACGTGACAGACGTGGCGGCGGACCCGGCCCGGTCATCGGCACGGCACTGGTGGCGGGAACTCGTACCGGCGTCTGGCAACGACGGCCGGGGTGCACGGAGTCACGCTGAGTGA
- a CDS encoding LysR family transcriptional regulator has protein sequence MLELRRLGLLRDVARTGSIAGAAQLAGRTAAAVSQQLAALERELGVALLERGPRSVRLTDAGRVLAEHADRVLTEADSAVQAVLRVAGLHGGRVRVAAFGTAAGFTVPALASFARSSPEVELSFVELEPEESVPAVRAGEVDVAVTHQYARLPPPDLRGLRQTPLRRDRLLLALPPSLAPVGESSVALSDYALATWVSPRPSAGFQAVVELACRAAGFEPTVAFRTNSYDMMLTLVAADFGVALVPELAASPRPGVTFRDIGDPVGLAREVHATTREADPSPAVARIVELLVERVSSRDGSGRPRRRHG, from the coding sequence GTGCTCGAACTCCGGCGGCTCGGACTGCTGAGGGACGTCGCCCGCACCGGCTCCATCGCGGGGGCCGCGCAGCTCGCGGGCCGCACGGCCGCCGCCGTGTCGCAACAACTCGCCGCGCTGGAACGGGAACTCGGCGTCGCTCTCCTGGAACGCGGGCCCCGCAGTGTCCGCCTCACGGACGCGGGGCGGGTGCTCGCCGAGCACGCCGACCGCGTGCTGACCGAGGCCGACAGCGCCGTGCAGGCCGTGCTGCGCGTGGCCGGACTGCACGGCGGCCGGGTGCGGGTCGCCGCGTTCGGCACGGCGGCGGGCTTCACCGTGCCCGCCCTCGCCTCGTTCGCCCGGAGCAGTCCCGAGGTGGAGCTCTCGTTCGTGGAGCTGGAGCCGGAGGAGTCGGTGCCCGCCGTCCGCGCGGGCGAGGTCGACGTCGCGGTGACCCACCAGTACGCCCGGTTGCCGCCTCCCGACCTCCGGGGGCTGAGGCAGACCCCGCTTCGCCGGGACCGGCTGCTGCTCGCCCTGCCGCCGAGTCTGGCGCCCGTGGGTGAGTCCTCGGTGGCGCTGTCCGACTACGCCCTGGCCACGTGGGTCTCGCCGCGTCCGAGTGCCGGATTCCAGGCCGTGGTGGAGCTCGCCTGTCGCGCGGCGGGGTTCGAACCGACCGTGGCGTTTCGCACCAACAGCTACGACATGATGCTCACGCTGGTGGCGGCCGACTTCGGGGTCGCGCTCGTGCCCGAACTCGCGGCGTCGCCCCGGCCCGGAGTGACGTTCCGGGACATCGGCGACCCCGTGGGCCTGGCCCGGGAGGTGCACGCGACCACCCGCGAGGCCGATCCCTCGCCCGCCGTGGCCCGGATCGTGGAGCTGCTCGTGGAGCGGGTCAGTTCCCGGGACGGGTCAGGCCGTCCTCGGCGCCGCCACGGCTGA
- a CDS encoding PH domain-containing protein: MTQGEGGELRLRPPRRNIDRRARSWWWTQWALTLVPAFLALGVLAWLLAPARPWLLLSLAVLAVVGVPAAVLLPIWWYHVHRWEVTDDAVYTRTGRFWQEWRVAPMSRIQTVDTQRGPVERLFGLATVTVTTASAKGAVVIPGLDHALASDLVEQLTRTTQATPGDAT; encoded by the coding sequence ATGACGCAGGGGGAGGGCGGCGAGCTTCGGTTGCGGCCGCCGAGGCGGAACATCGACCGGCGTGCCCGGTCCTGGTGGTGGACCCAGTGGGCACTGACGCTGGTGCCGGCGTTCCTGGCACTCGGCGTGCTCGCGTGGCTGCTCGCGCCCGCACGTCCGTGGCTGCTGCTCTCGCTCGCGGTGCTCGCGGTCGTGGGCGTTCCGGCCGCCGTGCTGTTGCCGATCTGGTGGTACCACGTGCATCGCTGGGAGGTCACCGACGACGCCGTCTACACGCGCACCGGGCGTTTCTGGCAGGAGTGGCGGGTGGCGCCCATGTCGCGCATCCAGACCGTCGACACCCAGCGGGGTCCGGTGGAGCGGCTGTTCGGGCTCGCCACCGTCACGGTCACCACGGCGTCGGCCAAGGGCGCCGTGGTGATCCCGGGGCTCGACCACGCGCTCGCCTCGGACCTGGTCGAGCAGCTGACCCGCACCACGCAGGCCACCCCGGGTGACGCGACGTGA
- the rimP gene encoding ribosome maturation factor RimP, whose translation MPNELASRLEPLVAEAVGAAGFDLDALDVQQAGRRKLVKVVVDGDDGVELDKVAEISRAVSAVLDRHEHLIAGAYTLEVTSPGLDRPLTKPRHWRRARFRLVRVTPQEGSDFVGRVGAEGEDSVRILVDGKIRDLPYADVRRAVVEVEFKQPPSEELKLLEDDGCGKIGEGTGTKEESR comes from the coding sequence GTGCCCAACGAACTCGCCAGCAGGCTGGAGCCACTCGTGGCCGAGGCCGTCGGGGCCGCGGGTTTCGACCTTGACGCGCTGGACGTGCAACAGGCGGGCAGGCGCAAGCTGGTGAAGGTCGTGGTCGACGGCGACGACGGCGTCGAACTCGACAAGGTCGCGGAGATCAGCAGAGCGGTGTCCGCGGTGCTCGACCGGCACGAGCACCTGATCGCGGGCGCCTACACGCTGGAGGTGACCTCGCCGGGACTCGACAGACCGCTGACGAAGCCGCGGCACTGGCGCAGAGCGCGGTTCCGGCTGGTCCGGGTCACTCCGCAGGAGGGTTCCGACTTCGTCGGTCGTGTCGGTGCCGAGGGCGAGGACTCGGTGCGCATACTTGTGGACGGGAAGATCCGCGACCTGCCCTATGCCGACGTGCGCAGGGCCGTGGTCGAGGTCGAGTTCAAGCAGCCGCCTTCCGAGGAGCTCAAGCTGCTGGAAGACGACGGTTGCGGCAAGATCGGTGAAGGCACCGGGACGAAGGAGGAGTCGAGGTGA
- a CDS encoding aminotransferase class V-fold PLP-dependent enzyme, with the protein MRTAFGAEFDLADGYLNTPAVGVPPVHVAEAVEEFVRRWRTGAQRPADFDAAVDDTRESFGRLVGVPGDRVAVGSAVSPLVGMVAQAVPDGCRILVAEGEFTSVTFPFAAQADRGVKVTGVPLAALPGAVAEHDLVAVSVVQSADGAVVDLEALRAAAEAADVPVLLDVTQAAGWMPLRLDWADWVVGAGYKWLLAPRGVAWLAVHPKAVGRTRPVAASWYAGQDRWSSIYDLPLRLADGARRFDVSPAWSAFAGAAPALSYLASLDLHSVRAHGVGLADRLRAAVGLPAQDSPVVALTVDGGVERLAEAGVVASARAGRARVGFHIYNTEVDVDRVVRALG; encoded by the coding sequence ATGAGAACTGCTTTCGGAGCCGAGTTCGACCTCGCCGACGGCTACCTGAACACTCCCGCTGTCGGGGTCCCGCCGGTGCACGTCGCCGAGGCGGTGGAGGAGTTCGTGAGGCGGTGGCGCACCGGTGCGCAGCGGCCCGCCGACTTCGACGCGGCCGTGGACGACACCCGTGAGTCGTTCGGGCGGCTCGTGGGGGTGCCCGGTGACCGGGTGGCCGTGGGTTCGGCCGTGTCGCCGCTGGTGGGCATGGTGGCGCAGGCGGTGCCCGACGGCTGCCGCATCCTCGTCGCCGAGGGCGAGTTCACGAGCGTGACCTTCCCGTTCGCCGCTCAGGCCGACCGGGGAGTCAAGGTCACCGGGGTGCCGCTGGCGGCGTTGCCCGGCGCGGTGGCGGAGCACGACCTCGTGGCGGTGAGCGTCGTGCAGTCCGCCGACGGAGCCGTCGTGGACCTGGAGGCGCTGCGTGCCGCCGCCGAGGCCGCCGACGTGCCCGTCCTGCTCGACGTCACCCAGGCCGCGGGATGGATGCCGCTGCGGCTCGACTGGGCCGACTGGGTGGTGGGGGCGGGATACAAGTGGCTGCTCGCGCCCCGGGGTGTGGCGTGGCTGGCCGTGCACCCGAAGGCGGTCGGGCGGACGCGCCCCGTAGCCGCGTCCTGGTACGCCGGCCAGGACCGCTGGAGCAGCATCTACGACCTGCCGCTGCGGCTGGCCGACGGTGCGCGCCGGTTCGACGTCTCCCCGGCGTGGTCGGCGTTCGCGGGGGCCGCACCGGCGTTGTCCTACCTCGCGTCCCTCGACCTCCACTCCGTGCGCGCCCACGGAGTCGGGCTCGCCGACCGGCTGAGAGCGGCCGTCGGGCTTCCCGCCCAGGACAGCCCCGTCGTGGCGCTGACCGTCGACGGCGGGGTGGAGAGGCTGGCCGAGGCGGGCGTGGTCGCCAGCGCACGCGCGGGACGGGCGCGGGTGGGTTTCCATATCTACAACACGGAGGTCGACGTCGACCGGGTGGTGCGCGCGCTCGGGTGA
- a CDS encoding ArsR/SmtB family transcription factor, with protein MGHQPPGHAPPAQLSAEDATAVATTLQALATPSRLLILTRLRAGACAVTDLAEDVGMETSAVSHQLRLLRNLGLVTGTRQGRNIVYSLYDSHVAMLLDEAVYHIEHLRLGLRDDHPADRRHATRSR; from the coding sequence ATGGGTCACCAGCCACCGGGACACGCCCCGCCCGCTCAGCTGAGCGCGGAGGACGCCACTGCGGTGGCCACCACCCTGCAGGCACTGGCCACACCGAGCCGCCTGCTGATCCTCACCAGGCTGCGGGCCGGCGCCTGTGCGGTGACCGACCTCGCTGAGGATGTCGGTATGGAGACCTCCGCGGTGTCACACCAACTACGGCTCCTGCGCAACCTCGGCCTGGTCACCGGCACGCGCCAGGGACGCAACATCGTGTACAGCCTCTACGACAGCCACGTCGCGATGTTGCTCGACGAAGCCGTCTACCACATCGAGCACCTCCGGCTGGGACTCCGCGACGACCACCCCGCCGACCGGCGGCACGCCACCCGAAGCCGCTGA